Proteins encoded within one genomic window of Guyparkeria hydrothermalis:
- a CDS encoding lysogenization protein HflD, which translates to MARNIDDHIIAMAGMTQAVQLIQTLAYEGRVADRDALEASIGSLFAFDAPDTASIYGGLSGVRFGLKRLAELLAGNSRAPRDLELTRYVVTLFAVTKAFRNDAEMGGKLFQRLEELEPSYREHGADTGLLSDLNNLYRSTLSQLPQKFVINGEKHHLEDMQVSSSVRALLLAGVRATILFDQVGGRRWRLLFQRGKYVEGAQRLLRQA; encoded by the coding sequence ATGGCGCGAAATATCGACGACCACATCATCGCGATGGCCGGAATGACACAGGCCGTCCAGCTGATCCAGACGCTCGCCTACGAGGGGCGCGTCGCCGACCGCGATGCGTTGGAAGCCAGTATCGGCTCGCTGTTCGCCTTCGATGCACCGGACACGGCCAGCATCTACGGCGGCCTCTCGGGCGTGCGCTTCGGCCTGAAACGGCTGGCCGAACTGCTCGCCGGCAATTCGCGCGCGCCGCGTGACCTCGAGCTGACACGTTACGTCGTCACCCTGTTCGCGGTGACCAAGGCATTCCGTAACGACGCCGAGATGGGCGGGAAGCTGTTCCAGCGGCTCGAAGAGCTTGAGCCGAGCTACCGCGAGCACGGCGCGGACACGGGCCTGCTTTCCGACCTGAACAACCTCTATCGGTCGACGCTCAGCCAGTTGCCACAGAAGTTCGTCATCAACGGCGAGAAGCACCACCTCGAGGACATGCAGGTCTCATCCAGCGTTCGCGCCCTGCTGCTCGCCGGCGTACGGGCGACCATCCTGTTCGACCAGGTGGGCGGACGTCGCTGGCGCCTGCTGTTCCAGCGCGGCAAGTACGTCGAGGGCGCGCAGCGGCTGTTGCGACAGGCCTGA
- the mutS gene encoding DNA mismatch repair protein MutS, with amino-acid sequence MTTQPQTRPDRTGETDAFAAHTPMMQQFLRIKQEYPDVLLFYRMGDFYELFFEDARHAARLLDLTLTQRGTSAGEPIPMAGVPVHAYESYLARLLKAGESVAICEQVGDVQAKGPMKREVVKVVTPGTVTDEALLEQRQAHRLVAVHRQRKRGRERLGLAHLDLSSGRFAIMAPAGPDELATELARVDPRELLLAEGLNLETLTDSLFADRGLSRQRPVWHFAADTAVEQLCAQFGTRDLAGFGVHADNREALDAALGAAGALWQYVNDTQKTRIGHINGLSVEQTNDALLLDVHTRRHLELFEDSQGRPEGALIGLLDRTATGMGARRLREWLARPLREHGRLAARHQAITELRERDLPAPLFEALRQVNDIERITTRIVLGTARPRDLAALRDSLHQLPELTATLSACQQPLLTGLVENLADLPEVRELLDAAIAEKPSVWLRDGGVIASGFDEELDRLRGLSERADTTLTAMEEDARRQSGIENLKLAYNRVHGYYFEVPRSQSARMPETFTRRQTLKSVERYTNETLKTFEQEVLTARDKALARERECFNDLLHRLTTCQAELRRRADALADLDTLAALSDVAERQQWTAPRFWDEVGIEIVQGRHPVVEANSDAVFVPNDAGLGPDRRMLLITGPNMGGKSTYMRQTALIVLLAHAGAHVPAQSATIGPIDRIFTRIGASDDLASGRSTFMVEMTETAEILHHATDRSLVLIDEIGRGTSTFDGLALAWAVAEHLLNKNRAMTLFATHYFELTTLAEQFETLVNVHLEAITHQGELVFLHGVKDGPANQSYGIDVAKLAGLPRPTIRRARGLLEKLEWQSHAGTEAPQLDLFAAEPVAETVEPEPDPLLEALDELDPDGLTPKAALDLLYDWKARREQDL; translated from the coding sequence ATGACGACGCAGCCTCAAACCCGCCCGGACCGGACCGGCGAAACCGACGCCTTTGCCGCACATACGCCCATGATGCAGCAGTTTCTCCGGATCAAACAAGAATACCCGGACGTGCTGCTGTTCTACCGCATGGGGGACTTCTACGAGCTGTTCTTCGAGGATGCGCGTCATGCAGCACGGCTGCTCGACCTGACCCTGACACAGCGCGGGACCTCCGCCGGCGAACCCATCCCGATGGCCGGTGTGCCCGTGCATGCCTACGAGTCCTATCTCGCCCGACTGCTCAAGGCCGGCGAGTCGGTCGCCATCTGCGAGCAGGTCGGCGACGTGCAGGCCAAGGGGCCGATGAAGCGCGAAGTGGTCAAGGTGGTCACCCCGGGCACGGTCACCGACGAGGCGCTGCTCGAGCAACGCCAGGCGCACCGGCTGGTGGCCGTCCACCGCCAGCGAAAGCGCGGTCGCGAACGCCTCGGGCTCGCGCACCTCGATCTGTCCAGCGGACGCTTTGCCATCATGGCGCCGGCCGGGCCCGACGAACTGGCCACCGAACTCGCCCGGGTCGATCCGCGCGAGCTGTTGCTGGCCGAAGGGCTGAACCTCGAGACCCTGACCGACAGCCTGTTTGCCGATCGCGGACTGTCGCGCCAACGCCCGGTCTGGCACTTCGCCGCCGACACGGCTGTGGAGCAGCTCTGCGCCCAGTTCGGCACGCGCGATCTCGCCGGCTTCGGCGTGCACGCCGACAACCGCGAGGCGCTTGATGCCGCGCTCGGGGCCGCCGGTGCCCTGTGGCAGTACGTCAACGACACGCAAAAGACCCGCATCGGCCATATAAACGGGCTGTCCGTCGAACAGACCAACGATGCGCTGCTGCTCGACGTGCACACCCGCCGGCACCTGGAGCTGTTCGAGGACAGCCAGGGGCGCCCCGAGGGCGCGCTGATCGGCCTGCTCGACCGCACTGCCACCGGCATGGGTGCCCGGCGGCTGCGCGAATGGCTCGCCAGGCCGCTGCGCGAGCACGGCCGGCTGGCCGCCCGCCACCAGGCGATCACCGAACTGCGCGAGCGCGACCTGCCCGCCCCGTTGTTCGAGGCGCTGCGCCAGGTCAACGACATCGAGCGGATCACCACCCGCATCGTGCTCGGCACCGCCCGCCCCCGGGACTTGGCCGCCCTGCGCGACTCGCTGCACCAGCTTCCCGAACTGACCGCCACCCTGTCGGCCTGCCAACAGCCGCTCCTGACCGGACTGGTGGAGAACCTCGCCGATCTGCCGGAGGTGCGCGAACTGCTGGATGCCGCCATCGCCGAGAAGCCCTCGGTGTGGCTGCGCGACGGTGGGGTGATCGCCAGCGGCTTCGACGAGGAGCTCGACCGGCTGCGCGGGCTGTCGGAACGCGCCGACACGACGCTCACGGCCATGGAGGAGGATGCCCGCCGCCAGTCCGGCATCGAGAACCTCAAGCTCGCCTACAACCGCGTTCACGGCTACTACTTCGAGGTGCCGCGCAGCCAGTCGGCGCGCATGCCCGAGACCTTCACCCGCCGCCAGACGCTCAAATCGGTCGAGCGCTACACCAACGAGACCCTCAAGACCTTCGAGCAGGAAGTACTGACCGCCCGCGACAAGGCGCTGGCCCGCGAGCGCGAGTGCTTCAACGATCTGCTTCACCGACTGACCACCTGCCAGGCCGAGCTACGCCGTCGCGCGGATGCCCTGGCCGACCTCGACACGCTCGCCGCGCTGAGCGATGTCGCCGAGCGCCAGCAGTGGACCGCGCCACGCTTCTGGGACGAGGTCGGCATCGAGATCGTGCAGGGCCGTCACCCGGTGGTCGAGGCCAACAGCGACGCCGTGTTCGTCCCCAACGATGCGGGTCTGGGCCCCGACCGGCGCATGCTGTTGATCACCGGCCCGAACATGGGCGGCAAGTCGACCTACATGCGCCAGACCGCGCTGATCGTGCTGCTGGCGCATGCCGGCGCCCACGTGCCGGCCCAATCGGCGACCATCGGTCCGATCGACCGGATCTTCACCCGCATCGGTGCCTCGGACGATCTGGCCTCGGGACGATCGACCTTCATGGTCGAGATGACCGAGACCGCCGAGATCCTGCATCACGCCACCGATCGCTCACTGGTGTTGATCGACGAGATCGGCCGCGGCACCTCGACCTTCGACGGGCTGGCGCTCGCCTGGGCGGTCGCCGAGCACCTGCTCAACAAGAACCGGGCGATGACGCTGTTCGCTACCCACTACTTCGAGCTGACCACACTGGCCGAGCAGTTCGAGACACTGGTGAACGTGCATCTGGAGGCGATCACCCACCAGGGCGAGCTGGTGTTCCTGCACGGGGTGAAGGACGGCCCGGCAAACCAGAGCTACGGCATCGATGTCGCCAAGCTCGCCGGGCTGCCCCGTCCCACCATCCGCCGGGCGCGCGGGCTGCTTGAAAAACTGGAATGGCAGTCCCATGCCGGGACCGAGGCGCCGCAACTCGACCTGTTCGCCGCCGAGCCGGTCGCGGAGACCGTCGAGCCGGAACCCGACCCCTTGCTCGAGGCGCTGGACGAGTTGGATCCGGACGGTCTGACCCCGAAGGCGGCACTGGACCTGCTCTACGACTGGAAGGCCCGCCGCGAGCAGGACCTCTGA
- a CDS encoding NADH-quinone oxidoreductase subunit M, giving the protein MLTSWPILSLLVWLPIAAGLAVMLFGERRADSARWFALIVSVAVFVISLGLILGFNTQTAAMQFVEHVPWIPAFGINYALGIDGISMPLIVLTTFTTILVVVAAWEVIKDKAHQYLAAFLIMEGMMNGTFAAMDAIVFYFFFEGMLIPMFIIIGIWGGPRRVYATIKFFLYTFLGSVFMLVALIYMYFQSGSFAIPVLHDLPLTLTEQILIFLAFLIAFAVKIPMWPVHTWLPDAHVEAPTGGSVILAAIMLKIGGYGFLRFSLPMTPDAAAELDWLMIFLSLVAIVYIGFVAMVQSDMKKLVAYSSISHMGFVTLGIFVIFMIVANPANTSASGVTLALEGAMVQMISHGLISAAMFLSIGVLYDRLHSREISAYGGVVNTMPWFGALVVVFAMANVGLPGTSGFVGEFMVILASFKASFWIALIAALTLIIGAAYTLWMVKRVIFGEVKNEGVKTLDDLNFREAWVLGVLAFLIVLIGVWPNPLVEVMHASIENLAQQALTTKL; this is encoded by the coding sequence ATGCTGACCTCCTGGCCGATACTGAGCCTGCTCGTCTGGTTGCCGATCGCGGCAGGCCTTGCCGTGATGCTGTTCGGCGAGCGGCGTGCGGATTCCGCCCGCTGGTTCGCCCTGATCGTGTCCGTGGCGGTCTTCGTGATCAGCCTGGGCCTGATCCTGGGCTTCAACACGCAGACCGCGGCGATGCAGTTCGTCGAGCACGTGCCCTGGATCCCGGCGTTCGGCATCAACTACGCACTGGGGATCGACGGCATTTCCATGCCGCTGATCGTGCTGACCACCTTCACCACCATCCTGGTCGTCGTTGCCGCCTGGGAAGTGATCAAGGACAAGGCGCACCAGTACCTCGCGGCCTTCCTGATCATGGAAGGGATGATGAACGGCACCTTCGCCGCAATGGACGCCATCGTCTTCTACTTCTTCTTCGAAGGCATGCTGATCCCGATGTTCATCATCATCGGTATCTGGGGCGGTCCGCGCCGGGTGTACGCGACGATCAAGTTCTTCCTGTACACCTTCCTCGGCTCGGTGTTCATGCTGGTCGCGCTGATCTACATGTACTTCCAGTCGGGCAGCTTCGCCATTCCGGTGCTCCACGATCTGCCGCTGACCCTGACCGAGCAGATCCTGATCTTCCTGGCGTTCCTGATTGCCTTCGCGGTCAAGATCCCGATGTGGCCGGTGCACACCTGGCTGCCGGATGCCCACGTCGAGGCGCCGACCGGCGGTTCGGTGATCCTGGCGGCGATCATGCTCAAGATCGGCGGTTACGGCTTCCTGCGCTTTTCGCTGCCGATGACGCCAGACGCGGCCGCCGAGCTCGACTGGCTGATGATCTTCCTGTCCCTGGTCGCGATCGTCTACATCGGCTTCGTCGCCATGGTCCAGTCCGACATGAAGAAGCTGGTCGCCTACTCGTCGATCTCGCACATGGGCTTCGTCACGCTCGGCATATTCGTGATCTTCATGATCGTCGCCAACCCGGCCAACACCTCGGCCAGCGGCGTGACCCTGGCGCTGGAAGGCGCGATGGTGCAGATGATCTCGCACGGCCTGATCTCGGCGGCGATGTTCCTCTCGATCGGCGTCCTGTATGACCGCCTGCATAGTCGCGAGATCTCCGCCTATGGCGGCGTGGTCAACACCATGCCGTGGTTCGGCGCGCTGGTCGTGGTGTTCGCCATGGCCAACGTCGGCCTGCCGGGCACCTCGGGCTTCGTCGGCGAGTTCATGGTGATCCTCGCCTCGTTCAAGGCGAGCTTCTGGATCGCCCTGATCGCGGCGCTGACCCTGATCATCGGCGCGGCCTACACGCTGTGGATGGTCAAGCGCGTCATCTTCGGCGAGGTGAAGAACGAGGGCGTCAAGACGCTCGACGACCTCAACTTCCGCGAGGCCTGGGTGCTGGGCGTGCTCGCCTTCCTGATCGTCCTGATCGGCGTCTGGCCGAACCCGCTGGTCGAGGTCATGCATGCCTCGATCGAGAACCTGGCGCAACAGGCGCTGACCACCAAGTTGTAA
- a CDS encoding NUDIX domain-containing protein, producing the protein MPVSADRPLVSLTVAGIARRDDEYLIVEETVRGQRYLNQPAGHVEPGETLIEAVIREVREETRFAFEPTELLGLYHDNPGEGRRVLRVAIVGEIGEADDEPLDEGILAAHFMGREAIERSALPHRSPFVTAAIRDFEQGRRYPLDLLHSIR; encoded by the coding sequence ATGCCTGTATCCGCCGACCGCCCGCTCGTCTCGCTAACCGTCGCCGGCATCGCCCGCCGCGACGACGAATACCTGATCGTCGAGGAGACCGTCCGTGGCCAGCGCTACCTCAACCAGCCCGCCGGCCACGTCGAGCCCGGCGAGACCCTGATCGAGGCGGTAATCCGCGAGGTACGCGAAGAGACCCGCTTTGCCTTCGAGCCGACCGAACTGCTCGGGCTGTACCACGACAACCCCGGGGAGGGGCGACGCGTGCTGCGCGTGGCCATCGTCGGCGAGATCGGCGAGGCGGACGACGAGCCGCTCGACGAGGGCATCCTCGCTGCCCACTTCATGGGACGCGAGGCGATCGAGCGCTCGGCCCTGCCGCATCGCTCGCCGTTCGTCACCGCGGCAATCCGCGACTTCGAACAGGGGCGCCGCTACCCCCTCGACCTGCTGCACTCGATCCGATGA
- a CDS encoding CinA family protein, producing MSQRDTGAGETPPSWSTERMTEVGMDRTTRVARLGDALEARGRRLAVAESCTGGLLAATLTEQSGSSGWFEGGWVTYSNRAKQRDLNVPGALFSEVGAVSREVVTAMAVGAIRRADVSYSVAISGVAGPSGGSEAKPVGTVWIGWGYWSPAAADGGHREPLSTFAARFRFDGDRAAVRESAVDVALRGLCAHLSGETWDEAAAARWSKAFWPTAGLKM from the coding sequence ATGAGTCAACGCGATACCGGGGCGGGGGAGACACCACCAAGCTGGTCGACCGAGCGAATGACCGAGGTAGGCATGGACCGCACGACTCGCGTGGCTCGTCTGGGTGATGCCCTCGAGGCGCGCGGCCGGCGGCTGGCCGTCGCGGAGTCCTGCACCGGCGGTCTGCTGGCGGCGACCCTGACAGAACAGTCCGGCAGCTCGGGCTGGTTCGAGGGCGGCTGGGTTACCTACAGCAATCGCGCCAAGCAGCGTGACCTGAATGTGCCCGGCGCGCTGTTCTCCGAGGTGGGCGCGGTCTCTCGTGAGGTAGTCACCGCGATGGCCGTCGGGGCGATCCGTCGGGCGGATGTGTCCTACTCGGTGGCGATCAGCGGCGTGGCCGGCCCCTCGGGCGGCAGCGAGGCCAAGCCGGTCGGCACCGTCTGGATCGGCTGGGGCTACTGGTCGCCGGCCGCTGCCGACGGGGGGCATCGGGAACCGCTGAGCACGTTCGCGGCCCGTTTCCGTTTCGATGGCGATCGTGCTGCCGTGCGCGAGTCCGCCGTGGACGTGGCGCTTCGCGGCCTGTGCGCACACCTTTCCGGCGAGACATGGGACGAGGCGGCGGCCGCTCGCTGGTCGAAAGCGTTCTGGCCCACCGCCGGCCTGAAAATGTAG
- the nuoN gene encoding NADH-quinone oxidoreductase subunit NuoN, with product MTLASLNLQPVLPEIVLAAMACLILLVDPFLPKRGPTVSYALSLLTLVALFVITLLQMDDSVRMSFGGMVVNDPMADVMKLAIYVLVAAVLVMSRTYLRQRGIDKGEYYMLGLFGVLGMMITISSNHLLLLYLGLELLSLAMYAMTAFKRDDGRASEAAMKYFVLGALASGILLYGMSLLYGVTGDLTLTAIADSVAGGEDSMALKAAVVLIVVGAVFKMGIAPFHMWLPDVYEGAPTAVTLYLAAAPKIAALALVMRLLVDGMGPLFSDWQPMLIVVAMLSMAIGNVVAIAQTSFKRMLTYSTIGHVGFILLGVLAGTNEGYAAALFYTIAYAVMTIGGFGIILLLARQGFEAESLEDLKGLNDRSPVMAFVFLLLMFSMAGIPFTFGFWAKLAVLQSIVGIGLWWLAIFAVITAVIGAFYYLRAVKMVYFDQPADTSPIQADANVRGVLALSGASMLIFGLYPTGLTALTAGAFGL from the coding sequence ATGACACTCGCCTCACTGAACCTGCAACCGGTCCTGCCCGAAATCGTCCTCGCGGCGATGGCCTGCCTGATTCTGCTCGTCGACCCGTTTCTGCCCAAGCGCGGTCCTACGGTCAGCTATGCACTGTCGCTGCTGACGCTCGTCGCCCTGTTCGTCATCACGCTGCTGCAGATGGACGACAGCGTGCGGATGAGTTTCGGCGGCATGGTGGTCAACGATCCGATGGCCGACGTGATGAAGCTCGCGATCTACGTGCTGGTTGCCGCCGTGCTGGTCATGTCTCGCACCTACCTGCGCCAGCGCGGCATCGACAAGGGCGAGTACTACATGCTCGGCCTGTTCGGCGTGCTGGGAATGATGATCACCATCTCCTCGAATCACCTGCTGCTGCTCTACCTCGGCCTCGAGCTGCTCTCGCTGGCGATGTACGCGATGACGGCCTTCAAGCGCGACGATGGCCGTGCCTCCGAGGCGGCGATGAAGTACTTCGTCCTCGGCGCGCTGGCGTCGGGCATCCTGCTGTACGGCATGTCGCTGCTCTACGGCGTCACCGGTGACCTCACCCTGACCGCCATCGCCGACAGTGTAGCCGGCGGCGAGGACTCGATGGCGCTGAAGGCCGCCGTGGTGCTGATCGTGGTGGGTGCGGTGTTCAAGATGGGTATCGCTCCGTTCCACATGTGGCTGCCGGACGTCTACGAGGGCGCGCCGACCGCGGTGACGCTCTACCTGGCCGCCGCACCGAAGATTGCCGCCCTGGCGCTGGTCATGCGCCTGCTGGTCGATGGCATGGGGCCGCTGTTCAGTGACTGGCAGCCGATGCTGATCGTGGTGGCGATGCTGTCGATGGCGATCGGCAACGTGGTCGCGATCGCGCAGACCAGCTTCAAGCGGATGCTGACCTACTCGACCATCGGTCACGTCGGCTTCATCCTGCTGGGCGTGCTCGCCGGCACCAACGAGGGCTACGCTGCGGCGCTGTTCTACACCATCGCCTACGCGGTGATGACCATCGGCGGCTTCGGCATCATCCTGCTGCTCGCTCGCCAGGGCTTCGAGGCCGAGAGCCTCGAGGACCTCAAGGGCCTGAACGACCGCAGCCCGGTGATGGCGTTCGTCTTCCTGCTGCTGATGTTCTCCATGGCCGGCATCCCGTTCACCTTCGGCTTCTGGGCCAAGCTTGCGGTGCTGCAGTCGATTGTGGGTATCGGTCTGTGGTGGCTTGCGATTTTCGCGGTGATTACCGCGGTCATCGGGGCGTTCTACTACCTGCGTGCCGTGAAGATGGTCTATTTCGACCAGCCCGCCGATACCAGCCCGATCCAGGCCGATGCCAACGTGCGTGGTGTTCTGGCGCTGAGCGGGGCGTCCATGCTCATCTTCGGCCTCTATCCGACCGGCCTGACGGCGCTGACTGCCGGCGCTTTCGGGCTCTGA
- the mnmA gene encoding tRNA 2-thiouridine(34) synthase MnmA — protein sequence MTDTTLENLIPPAPADAPRIMVGMSGGVDSSVAALLLKEAGYRVEGLFMKNWEGDDDDEYCAAKEDMLDAMAVADKLGIEFHYVNFASEYWDRVFEHFLHEYQAGRTPNPDILCNREIKFRAFLDHARSLGADAIATGHYARRLEGPAGPRLGRGLDENKDQSYFLHALTREQVGSAYFPVGELEKPRVREIAAEHDLITAGKKDSTGICFIGERRFADFLKNYLPAQPGPIETLNGERLGTHQGLMYHTIGQRQGLGIGGTKSHGDAPWYVSGKDLDSNTLLVVQGKNHPALFAHRLEAEQVHWIEPPPNDRPLTAKIRYRQPDQAVSFEQQGDRLVATFEQAQRAITPGQSVVFYDGPVCLGGAVITRALPDG from the coding sequence ATGACCGACACGACTCTGGAAAACCTCATCCCGCCGGCCCCGGCCGACGCCCCGCGCATCATGGTGGGCATGTCTGGCGGCGTGGATTCCTCCGTGGCCGCCCTGCTCCTCAAGGAGGCCGGCTACCGCGTCGAGGGCCTGTTCATGAAGAACTGGGAGGGCGACGACGATGACGAGTACTGCGCGGCCAAGGAGGACATGCTCGATGCCATGGCGGTGGCCGACAAGCTCGGCATCGAGTTCCACTACGTCAACTTCGCCAGCGAGTACTGGGACCGGGTATTCGAGCATTTCCTCCACGAATACCAGGCCGGGCGCACGCCCAACCCGGACATCCTCTGCAACCGCGAGATCAAGTTCCGCGCCTTCCTCGACCATGCGCGATCGCTGGGCGCCGATGCCATCGCTACCGGCCACTACGCCCGGCGGCTCGAAGGCCCGGCCGGCCCGCGCCTGGGCCGCGGCCTGGACGAGAACAAGGACCAGAGCTACTTCCTGCACGCCCTGACCCGCGAACAGGTCGGATCGGCCTATTTCCCGGTGGGCGAACTGGAAAAGCCCCGCGTGCGCGAGATCGCCGCCGAGCACGACCTGATCACGGCGGGCAAGAAGGACTCGACCGGGATCTGCTTCATCGGCGAGCGGCGTTTCGCCGATTTCCTTAAGAACTACCTGCCTGCTCAGCCGGGACCGATCGAGACACTCAACGGCGAGCGTCTCGGCACCCATCAGGGGCTGATGTACCACACCATCGGTCAGCGCCAGGGCCTGGGCATCGGCGGCACCAAGAGCCACGGCGACGCGCCCTGGTACGTGTCCGGCAAGGATCTCGACAGCAACACCCTGCTGGTCGTGCAGGGCAAGAATCACCCAGCCCTGTTCGCCCACCGGCTCGAGGCCGAACAAGTGCACTGGATCGAGCCCCCGCCGAACGACCGTCCGCTGACTGCCAAAATCCGCTACCGGCAGCCCGACCAGGCGGTGAGCTTCGAGCAACAAGGCGACCGCCTGGTCGCCACGTTCGAGCAGGCGCAGCGGGCGATCACCCCCGGCCAGTCCGTGGTGTTCTATGATGGGCCGGTGTGCCTCGGCGGCGCGGTGATCACCCGCGCCCTGCCCGACGGCTGA
- the nuoL gene encoding NADH-quinone oxidoreductase subunit L, producing the protein MEKVYLAVVLAPLIASIIAGLFGRQIGRSGAHWVTIIGVAIALAASAYAFYMHVFGGLPTFDGAVYTWIASDMFTFEIGFLIDHLTVMMMLVVTAVSLMVHIYTIGYMHDDPGYQRFFSYISLFTFSMLMLVMSNNLLQLFFGWEAVGLVSYLLIGFWYKRESAIFANLKAFLVNRVGDFGFLLGIAAILMYADTLDYATFFERLPELADIKVEYWPGVEWSLVTVISILLFIGAMGKSAQVPLHVWLPDSMEGPTPISALIHAATMVTAGIFMVARFSPLFELSDAALSFILVIGAVTALSMGLLGIVQHDIKRVVAYSTLSQLGYMTVALGVSAYSPALFHLMTHAFFKALLFLAAGSVIIAMHHEQDIRKMGGLAKKMPITFITFLIGALALIGFPGTAGFYSKESIIYAVQASTLPGATFAYWAVFAGVFVTAFYTFRMFFLVFFGEPRMSQKEYDHVKETPKVVTVPLMLLAVPSLIVGFIVIEPMLYGTFFDDSLRVLATHGAMAAIEAKFNGAWAMFTHGWVTPVVWMALGGVALAAVMYLAMPKVLPPLFARVFAWPKRIMEQGYGFDGFNNAVIAGGSRLLGRGLWQVGDVRAIDGLVVNGSAAVVGYLARTWRLIQTGYLYHYAFVMILGLIGLLTWIVFVGA; encoded by the coding sequence ATGGAAAAGGTTTATCTTGCCGTCGTACTTGCCCCGCTGATCGCCTCGATCATCGCGGGCCTGTTCGGACGACAGATCGGTCGGTCCGGTGCTCACTGGGTAACCATCATCGGCGTGGCGATTGCGCTGGCCGCGTCCGCCTACGCGTTCTACATGCATGTCTTCGGTGGGCTGCCGACCTTCGATGGGGCGGTGTACACCTGGATCGCTTCCGACATGTTCACCTTCGAGATCGGTTTCCTGATCGACCATCTCACGGTGATGATGATGCTGGTGGTGACCGCCGTCTCGCTGATGGTGCACATCTACACCATCGGCTACATGCACGATGATCCCGGTTACCAGCGCTTCTTCAGCTACATCTCGCTGTTCACCTTCTCCATGCTGATGCTGGTGATGTCGAACAACCTGTTGCAGCTGTTCTTCGGCTGGGAAGCGGTCGGCCTGGTCTCCTACCTGCTGATCGGCTTCTGGTACAAGCGCGAGTCGGCGATCTTCGCCAACCTCAAGGCGTTCCTGGTCAACCGCGTGGGCGACTTCGGCTTCCTGCTCGGGATTGCCGCGATCCTGATGTACGCCGACACGCTCGACTACGCCACGTTCTTTGAGCGGCTGCCGGAGCTGGCCGACATCAAGGTCGAGTACTGGCCGGGCGTGGAGTGGTCGCTGGTCACCGTGATCTCGATCCTGCTGTTCATCGGCGCGATGGGCAAGTCGGCGCAGGTGCCGCTGCACGTGTGGCTACCGGACTCGATGGAAGGCCCGACGCCGATCTCCGCGCTGATCCACGCGGCCACCATGGTGACCGCTGGCATCTTCATGGTCGCGCGCTTCTCGCCGCTGTTTGAGCTCTCCGATGCCGCGCTGTCGTTCATCCTCGTCATCGGTGCGGTCACCGCGCTGTCGATGGGCCTGCTGGGTATCGTCCAGCACGACATCAAGCGAGTCGTGGCCTACTCGACGCTCTCGCAGCTCGGTTACATGACCGTTGCACTGGGCGTGTCGGCCTACAGCCCGGCGCTGTTCCACCTGATGACTCACGCCTTCTTCAAGGCACTGCTGTTCCTCGCGGCCGGCTCGGTGATCATCGCGATGCATCACGAGCAGGACATCCGCAAGATGGGCGGCCTGGCGAAGAAGATGCCGATCACCTTCATCACATTCCTGATCGGGGCACTGGCGTTGATCGGCTTCCCGGGTACCGCCGGTTTCTACTCCAAGGAGTCGATCATCTACGCGGTGCAGGCCTCGACGCTGCCGGGTGCGACCTTCGCCTACTGGGCCGTGTTCGCCGGCGTGTTCGTGACCGCCTTCTACACCTTCCGCATGTTCTTCCTGGTGTTCTTCGGCGAGCCGCGGATGAGCCAGAAGGAGTACGACCACGTCAAGGAAACGCCGAAGGTGGTCACCGTGCCGCTGATGCTGCTGGCCGTGCCGTCCCTGATCGTGGGCTTTATCGTGATCGAGCCGATGCTTTACGGCACGTTCTTCGACGACTCGCTGCGCGTGTTGGCAACCCACGGCGCCATGGCGGCGATCGAAGCGAAGTTCAACGGCGCCTGGGCGATGTTCACCCACGGCTGGGTCACGCCGGTGGTCTGGATGGCGCTGGGCGGTGTCGCGCTCGCGGCGGTCATGTATCTCGCCATGCCGAAGGTGCTGCCGCCGCTGTTCGCCCGCGTCTTCGCCTGGCCCAAGCGGATCATGGAGCAGGGCTACGGCTTCGATGGGTTCAACAATGCCGTGATTGCCGGTGGCTCGCGCCTGCTGGGGCGTGGCCTGTGGCAGGTCGGTGACGTGCGTGCCATCGACGGACTCGTCGTCAACGGGTCGGCTGCCGTGGTGGGTTATCTGGCGCGCACCTGGCGGCTGATCCAGACCGGCTACCTGTACCACTATGCGTTCGTCATGATCCTCGGACTGATCGGGCTGTTGACCTGGATCGTGTTCGTCGGCGCGTAA
- a CDS encoding DUF2818 family protein — protein sequence MIADSIVISYLIGLFVLANLPFVNQRLFLVIRVAEPGRQKSFWWRIVEWLIYFVLGMSAGLYIEYTIGGIEPKGWEFWAISSCIFAVFSVVGFIWQYQLRKHLQI from the coding sequence ATGATTGCCGACTCGATCGTCATCAGCTATCTGATCGGGCTGTTCGTGTTGGCGAACCTGCCGTTCGTCAACCAGCGCCTGTTCCTGGTTATCCGTGTCGCCGAACCGGGCCGGCAGAAGTCGTTCTGGTGGCGCATCGTCGAGTGGCTGATCTACTTCGTGCTGGGCATGAGCGCCGGCCTGTATATCGAGTACACCATCGGTGGCATCGAGCCGAAAGGCTGGGAGTTCTGGGCGATCTCCTCCTGCATCTTCGCGGTGTTCTCGGTGGTGGGCTTCATCTGGCAGTACCAGCTACGAAAGCACCTGCAGATCTAG